GACCCAAGCTCACCCAAAAACGCTCACCCTGCCCTAACTAGCGTGATCGTAGATAAAGTGGTGCGCGACGACAAGGACTTTCAGCTAAAATACGACCCTAGCCACCCAGACGCAAATGCAAATGGCTACGTCGCATTTCCAAATATAAACCCAGTCATCGAGATGGCTGACTTGCTTGAGGCGACAAGGGCTTATCAAGCAAATGTAGCGTCATTTCAAAACGCAAAAACAATAGCACAAAGTGCGATATCACTTATTTCAGGACAAGCATAATGATAAATAGTATAAATTTAGATAAGCTAAACAAAAACGAAAATTCAAGCAAAATAGCAAAAGCAGGCGAAGAAGGCGGCTTTGAAAATGCACTAAACGACTCTTTAAAAGAGCTAAACAAAGTTCAAATAAACGCCGATAAAGCCATAGCTGATCTTGCAACTGGCGAAGTAAAAGACTTACACCAAGCAGCTATCGCCATAGGCAAAGCAGAGACTAGCATGAAGCTTATGCTAGAAATTCGCAACAAAGCACTAAGCGCATACAAAGAAATTTCAAGAACGCAAATTTAAGCCATTGAATGAATTCCAGAAAATCAAAAATAACCATACTTTTTTTATTAATTACTTTTGGAATTTCAATCTTTGTGCTTGTTATATTTTATAGAGCGAGCATCGAGCGAAAGCTTCCTAAGCTTCAAACAAGCGACGTAAATACCGCGATCCGTGGCAACATCGTCACTAAAGACGGCTTTAGCATCTCATCAAGCCAAAAACTCTACAAAGTGATGCTTGACACCAGAAACATCGATCCAAATAAAAAAGAGATGTTCATCAAGCTCTACTCGCTTTACAGCGGTGATGATCCAAACAAAGTAAGAAAGATCATAAACGGCACAAAAGGCCTTGTCACGCTCTCTTACAGTATTGACGCAAAGGGCGCTACTTATCTTCAGGAGCTTTCCAGAAAGCTAAACCGCAAGGGCATCTTAATCTCTTATCTTGACCCAAAAACTGGCCTTGCCTCATTTCAAGGTATGCGCGTGATGGAGAGCGGTCAAAACCGCAAATTTATGTCTAAAGACGCCCTTACGCCAGCCATTGGTTACGTGAGTAAAACAGAGAGCGACGCACTTACTAAAAGTAAAGGTGTAAAAGGGCTTGAGAGATACTACGAGGACTACCTAGCTCCGATACAAAACGCCAAAATCCTTGGTCCGCGCGATATCGGCAACAACATAATTTTAACCAGTGATTCAAATTTAGCAACAAGGGTTGATGGCTATAACGCAGTGCTTTCTATACCGCTTAAATTTCAAACAAAGCTAGAGCAAATTTTAGATGAAAAGCGCGAATTTCTAGATGCAAAAGAGCTAATCATCTGCATAATGAATAGCAAAAATGGCGAAATTCTAGCCCTAGCTTCTAGCTCAAGGTATGATCCTTCAAACATAAGAAAGCAAGATTACAGCGCGCTAAATTCGAGCGCAAGCGAGTATGCATACGAGGTTGGATCGGTTTTTAAGCCTTTTATCTTCTCCATACTACTTCAAGAAAAAAAGGTAAATCCTTTTGAGCTAGTAAATACCTATAACGGCCGCTATCAGCTAGGCAAAAGGATCATCAAGGACACCCACCCAGAGCCTTTTATGAGTGCTGAAGACATCATCGTGCACAGCTCAAACATCGGTATGATCCAGCTAGTAGATAGACTAAATGGCCCACAAATTTATCAAGGGCTTTTAAATTTTGGCTTTTCAAGAAAGACTGGCATCGACCTGCCATACGAGCAAGTGGGTATGATGCCAACGGTTACTAAACTAAATTCATCGACCTATAAAGCGACAGTTAGCTACGGATACGGCCTTCAAGCGACATTCATGCAGCTTTTGAAAGCTTATAACACCTTTAACAACAAAGGTATCGAGGTGACGCCGCACATGGTGGCATATCTTGAGCGAAATGGCAAGCGCTACGATCTGCCAAAAGCAGAGCCAGCTCAGGTCATTTCGCAAGAGACCGCAAAGATAATGAAGAGAATTTTGATAAAAACAGTTGAAAAAGGCACTGGCTTAAAGGCATTTACACCAGGTCTTGAGATAGGCGGAAAAACTGGCACCGCACACATCGCTTCTGGCAAAGGCGGATATAGCAACACCTATAATGGCTCGTTTTTTGGCTTCGTAAACGACACGAGAGGTAACAGCTACACGATAGGCGTTTTAGCAAGAGACCCTAAAAAGCCTTACTACTACTTTGGTGCGCAAAGTGCGTTGCCGACATTTAAAAAGGCCGTTGATCTAATGGTTGAAGATGGTTATTTGTTTCCAGATCCTAATGTCATAGCTGAGTTTGAAGCTAAAAAAGATAAGCTTAAAAATGATAAAGTAAAGCAAAAACCAGCGTTAGATTAAATTTAACTTCTAAGATATAAATATTAAATTTCAAATTTAGAGTTTAAAGTAGAAATTTGGATCTAGGCAAGCGGCCTAAATCCAGAATTTATGCAAGTCCAAGTTCATTTAAGACAGAGCTTAAATTTACAGAATTATTTGTATTTTTGCCAAGGCTATTTTGCTTCTCAAGCAGTGTTTGGCTAGTAAGTGCCATGTTTAGCTCTTTGCGGTAGTCACTTAAAATTTTATCCATTATTTTAAGTAGCTCATTTTTTTGATCCTGCGTTTTGGTCGGATCATTTATGCTTAAAAGCTCGGTTAGCTCCTCTTTTTTCTGAGCTATTTTCTCTTCTATCTTGTTTGAATTTAGCTCATTTATAAAGCCAGCAGCACCGATCTCTGTAAGCCTTTTCTTAAACTGCTCAAGCTTGTCTGAAACCTTTGCCTCGCTTGTGATCTTATCAAGCGTTAGACTTAAAATTTCATCAAAACTATTTTTTTTATCATTAGCTTTGCTTGAGCCTGACTGCAACAAATAATCGATAATATCGTTATTTTGAACCTTCATACATCTCCTTTTAAATTTGAGATGCTTTTTATAAGCAAGATTTATTCCTAAAGGCTAAATTCTCTAGCGTTTTTTGATTTTTCTAGGATAAAACTAGCAAATTCATCACTAAAATTTGGACACTCTACCACTTTATAAAAGCTAAAATTTAGCTCTTTTGCAAGCTTAGCGTACTCGATAACTAGCTCAAAAATGGTCTCAGAGTTATCTATACAAAAAGAGAGCGGATAGATAAGCACTTTTTTATTTTCACACTTTGCTAAAGCCTCATTTAGAGATGGCTCTAGCCATTTAACTGGGCCAAGACGCGACTGATAAGCAAGGCTTACATCTTTAAAATTTAACCCCTGCTCTTTTAGCATTTTGCTTAAAATTTGCACATGTTCGTTTATATGTTTTTCGTAGATATCGCCCTTTTCAATGATCTTGCGAGGTAAAGAGTGAGCTGAAAAGATGAGGCTAACATCGCTTATATCGGTATCTTTTATCGCTTCACGGATGTGGGAAATAATGATCTTATTGTAAGCGTCATCATCATAAAATGGCTCGCAAAGTGAAATTTTAGCTTTTAGTTTAAGCTTCTCTTTTGCCTTTTTAAAATCAGCTAGGCTCGAAGTTATCGTAGTTTGTGAGTGATGAGGATAGAGCGGCAAAAGAACTATCTCATCAAATTTTTCATACTTTTTAAGCACATCTTTTACAAATGGCGAAGTGTAGTTCATCGCAAAATCAACCGCGTCAAATTCGCTTTTAAGGCTTGAAATTTTCTCACAAAGCTTAGCTGTAAGCTCGCAAAGTGGCGACTTTCCGCCTATTTGCTCGTAGTTGTGCTTCGCAGTTTTTAGCCTACCTTTTGTGATCATGAAAGCTACAAATTTTCTTAAAAATTTATTTTTTATACCCAAAATATATGGGTCATTAAACATATTTGTTAAGAAAATTTCGACATCATCTAGGCTGTTTGCACCGCCCATATTTAAAAGCAAAAGAGCTTTTTTCATCAAAATAGTTCTCTTATTTTTATAGCGTCATCGATGTTTGAAAGTTCGCTGCTCTCGCCACTTTGGCAAAGATCGTAAAAGGCCTCGTATTGCGCTTTTAGCTCGCTATTATTTGTATCTATCTTTAAATTCATCTGTCCATTTTCGCTCACTTGATGAAGCTTGTGATCGATGAGATCGCCAAAATAGACGCCATTTTTCGCATTTACCTCTATCTTAAAGCGCTCTAGTGAGCCACAAAATGAGTCAGTGATATGCACTAGAATTTGATTTTTACTTTTAAAGCTTATCGCCACGTTATCGGCACTTTTGGCATTTGTCTTGTTTGTTTGAGTGTAGTAAAAGTCGCTGACTTCAGAATTTATGATATTTTTTGCTAGATCGATGTCTGAAACTGAGAGCTCATTTATGATATTTCCGTCGCAAAGTGGCTTAAAATGAGCGATAGAAATGCTATAAATTTCCTCTTCTTTTAAAAGTGCCTTTTTAAGTGACAAGATAGTTGGATTAAAACGCTCAGAAATTCCCGTGCAAACCCTAGTTTTGTTTGTTTTGGCGGCATATTTTATCTCTTTAAGATCTGCGATACTTTTAAAAACTGGGCGTGAGATGAGGATATTTTGACAATATTTTGCACACTGGCAAAATGCCTCCACCATCTCCTCTCTTGGCGAGCAAAGCACGACTGCTTGAGGCTGGGCAACCTCTATAAATTCTTTAAAATCAGTATAAAAATCAGCTCTGCAAAACTCATCAACATTGTCTTTGTCAAAAATGCCACAAATTTCAAACTCGTTTGAGCGTCTAAGCTCTAAATAATGTTTTTTACCTGTGCTGCAATAGCCGATAATGCCGATTTTTAGCTTCACATTCACCCTTTAAAACTTTAGAAATTTTTAATTATTTTATTTACAAATCGCTTTTAAATAGATAAAACAAGAGATAGTTTTCAAAATATCACTATTTTTTCTCTTTTTAGAATTTCGCAAACGAATTTTGGCTAAAATCAAGCAAAATTTTAAAACTAACGAGGATAAAAATGCAAAATTTAGATATAAGAAAGGCATATCTTGATTTTTTTAAATCAAAAGGTCACGAAGTAGTAGCTTCTGCGCCACTTGTGCCAAACGATGCAACACTGCTTTTTACAAATGCTGGCATGGTGCCATTTAAGAGCATTTTCACAGGCGAAGTGCCACGCCCAACACCACCTATCCGCACTAGCTGTCAGACCTGCATAAGGGCTGGCGGTAAGCACAACGACCTTGATAACGTCGGCTACACAGCGCGCCACCACACATTTTTTGAGATGCTTGGCAACTTTAGCTTTGGCGAATACTTCAAAAAAGAGGCGATCGCTTACGCTTGGGAATTTGTCACAGAAGTGCTAAAACTACCAAAAGATAAGCTTTATGTAACCGTTCACGAAAGCGACGATGAGGCGTTTGAAATTTGGAGCACTCACATCGCAAAAGAGAGAATTTACCGCTTTGGCGACCACGATAACTTCTGGCAAATGGGTGATACTGGACCATGCGGCCCTTGCAGTGAAATTTTTTACGATCAAGGGGCTGAACACTTTAACACACCAGAAGATTACATGGGCGGCGATGGAGATAGATTTTTAGAGATCTGGAACCTTGTTTTCATGCAGTATGAAAGAAGTGCGGATGGCAAACTAAGCCCGCTACCAAAGCCAAGCATCGATACAGGCATGGGGCTTGAGCGCGTTACTGCTATCTTGCAGGGTAAATTTAGCAACTACGACAGCACACTTTTTATGCCGCTTATCAATGAAGTGGCAAAGCTTTGCGGCAAGCCATACGTCTATGAAAGTGGTGCTAGCTACCGCGTCATAAGCGACCACATCCGCTCAGTCACATTTTTGCTAGCTCAAGGCACGACATTTGATAAAGAGGGCCGTGGCTACGTGCTTCGCCGTATCTTACGCCGTGCAATCCGCCATGGATACTTACTAGGCATAAAAGAGCCATTTATGTATAAGCTTGTCGATAAAGTTTGTGAGCTTATGGGCGGACACTACACCTATCTAAACGATAAAAAAGCGGCTGTAAAAGAGCAGATCAAACTTGAAGAAGAGAGATTTTTAGCGACTATCGCTAGTGGTTTAGAGCTATTTGAGAGTGAGCTTAAAAATACAAAAGAGATTTTTAGTGGAGAGGCTGCATTTAAGCTCTATGATACATTTGGCTTCCCACTTGATCTAACGGCTGATATGCTTAGAGAAAAGGGCTTAAAGGTCGATGAGGCAAGGTTTGATGAGCTTATGAGTGAGCAAAAAGCACGTGCAAAAGCTGCTTGGAAAGGCAGTGGCGACAAGAGTGCGAAGGGCGATTTTAAAGAGCTACTTGAGAAATTTGGCGAGAATAAATTTATAGGCTACGAAGAGCTTAAGAGTAAAAGTAAAATTCTAGCCCTACTTGATGAAGAATTTAAAAATGTAGATAGCCTAGATGCTGGCAAAGAGGGCTGGGTGATGTTTGATGTCACTCCATTTTACGCTCAAAGTGGCGGTCAGTGCGGCGATAGCGGTAAGATAGTAGGCAAAGCAAATGTGCTTGATACGCAAAAATTCCACGGACTAAATTTATCTTTAGTAAAAACTAACGCAGCGCTAAAAGTTGGCGACGAAGTTGAGCTTGAAGTGGGCAGCGATAGAGCAGAAACTGCACGTCATCACAGCGCTACACACTTGCTTCACGCAGCCCTTAGAAGCGTGCTTGGCACACACATCGCTCAAGCTGGCTCAAATGTCGAGGCAGATAGGCTAAGATTTGACTTCTCTCATCCAAAGGCGCTTACTAGCGAAGAAATTTCAAAGGTCGAAAACCTTGTAAATGAGTGGATCTTAAACGGCGCAAATGCAAAAACACAGGTTATGGAGCTTGAAGAGGCTAAAAAAAGCGGAGCGATCGCGCTATTTAACGAAAAATATGCCGACAAAGTAAGAGTTGTGAGCTTTGGCGATGTCAGCAAAGAGCTTTGCGGCGGCACACACGTGAAAAACATAGATGAGATCAGATCGTTTTTCATCACAAAAGAGAGCGGCGTAAGTGCTGGTGTTAGGCGTATAGAGGCTGTTTGCTCAAGGGCTGCGCTAAATTTAGCAAGGTCGTTTAGAGCTGAGCTTGAAGAGCTAAAAGACGAGCTAAAAAGCACAGAGCCACTAAATGCCGTTAAGAAACTAAAAGGCGAGATAAAGGGCTTAAAAGATAAGCTAAAAAACGCTAAAAGCTCTCAGGAGTTAGCCTTTACAAATGTAAATGAAACTAAACTTTGTGTGGCACACATCGATGGTGGCGACATAAAAACTTTGATAGATGAGTTTAAAAATGGGCACGAAAAGGCTGCTATTTTGCTGATCCAAACAGATGAAGAGGGTAAAATTTCTCTTGCAGCTGGCGTGAAAAATGCTCCATTAAAAGCTGGCGCTTGGGTTAAATTTGCAGCGCAAATTCTAGGCGGTAATGGCGGCGGCAAAGACGACTTTGCAACAGCTGGCGGCAAAAACGCTCTAGCCATCGAAGACGCCATAAAAAGCTCACTTGAGTATGCAAGGCAAGCTTTAGAAAAATGATTCATCAAGAGATCGCTTTTTTTAAATTTGATCAACTAATCATCTTCTTGCACATTAGTTTCGTAGCTCTTTTTATAGGACTACAAGCTGGTTTGGTGCTTACTGGAAGCTATTTTATAAAAAATAAATTTGAAGATAAAGAGCGCTATCACATCTTGCTTCACATCATAAGACGCTTTGGACTAGCCATCTTTGCGCTAGTTCTTGGCATCGCACTAACTAGTTTAATAATGATCTTTTACTTTGATGATGGCAAAATGCAAAATCCGATGGCAAGTGCCATAGTAGCGACCAAATGGGCGATAGAGCTATTTTTACTCTTAAATTTAAGCTATATCTTTTATAGATACAAAAAGGCTTTAAAAACTCTAAGATCGCACGAGATGATCGAGTTAAACGAGAGCCTAATCGTCATCATCTACTACTTCACACCGCTAAATTTACTAGCCTCGCTTGCGGCTGTCTATCTTGGCGTGAGCTATAGGGGCTTTTGATGATCACTCTTGCTTCTAGCTCGCCAACAAGGGCAAATTTACTAAAAGATACTGGGATAGAATTTAAACAAATTTCTTGCAGCTTTGATGAGAGCATGATAGCTAAGAGCCTAAGACCAGAAATTTACGTCCAAAACGTCGTAAAAGCTAAAAAAGAGCAGTTTTTAAAGGCAAATGGCAAGCTTTTAAATTTACTCTTTGCAGATAGCTGTGTGGCTTGTGGGGATAAAATTTTAGGCAAGGCAAAGGATGAAAACGAGGCACTTGCTATGCTAAATTTACAAAGTGGCAATGAGTGTAGCGTCTATACGGCGATGATATTTTTAGGCGAATTTGAGCTTATAAATGTAAGCAAGACTACATATAAATTTGCTAAATTTAGCGAGCAAGATCTAAAAAGCTACCTAGAAAGTGGCGAGTGGCAAGGCAAAGCTGGAGCCATGACGATAGAAAATTTTAATAAAAAATACATCATCTCCCAGCACGGCGAGACAAGCACAGCAATGGGGCTAAATTTAAAAATATTAAAGGCATTTTTATGAAATATATCTTGGCATTTATCTTTGTAGTTGCCATCGCACTTGGCGGAGCGTTTTTATACTTTTATTCGCAGGTGAGATTTGACGCTTATACCATCATCGACTACAAGCCAAAGCTTGCGACACAAATTTTTGATAGAAACAACGAGCTTATCGCAAATATCTTTGAAGAAAACAGAATTTACGTAAAGTATAACGACATCCCGCCACGTGTCATCGAAGCGCTCGTGGCTATCGAGGACACGAGCTACTTTGAGCACGGCGGTATCAACGTAGAAGCCATGGCAAGAGCAGCGATAAAGGATATCAAAGCTAGAAAGCTAGTAGAAGGCGCATCTACGCTAACTCAGCAGCTCATAAAAAACCTAGCCCTAAGCCGCGAGAAGAAATTTACAAGAAAGATAAAAGAGGTCGTGCTTGCTATGAAGCTTGAAAGCGAGCTTAGCAAAGAGGACATCATCGAAAGATACCTAAATCACGTATATTTCGGGCACGGCTACTACGGCATCAAAACAGCTGCGGAGGGATACTTTAGAAAAGAACTAAATGAGCTAAGCATAAAAGAGATAGCGATGCTAGTTGGCATGCCAAAAGCGCCAAGCACCTATGATCCTACAAAGCACCTTGACCTCTCACTTAGCCGCGCGAACAGGGTACTTGAGAGGATGTATAGCATCGGCTGGATAAACGAAGATGAGTACCGCAAGGGCGTGCTTGAAGAGCCAGCAGTCTTTGACGATACGCTAACACGCAATAAAGCCCCTTACGTGGTCGATGAGATCATAAAAGAGGCTTCAAAGAAATTTGACGATATAAAAACTGGTGGTTACAAGATACAAAGCACCGTCGATCTAAACGTGCAAAAGATCGCTCAAGACGCTCTAGTCTATGGCTACAATGAAATTTTAAAAAGAGATAAAAAGGCAAATCCAGAGATGCTAAATGGCGCTATCGTCGTCACTCATCCACAAAGCGGACAAATTTTAGCTCTGATTGGCGGCATCGACTACGCAAAAAGTAGCTACAACCGCGCCACCCAGAGCAAGCGTCAGCCAGGATCAAGCATTAAGCCATTTATCTATCAAATAGCGCTTGATAGCGGCTACTCTGTCGTCTCTCAGGTAGCTGACATCGCTAGGACGTTTGACATGGGCAATGGCAAAGAGTGGACGCCAAAAAACTATAGTGGCGGCTTTCAAGGCTACATCACGATAAAATCAGCCTTAACCCAGTCTCGCAACCTCGCAACCATAGATTTACTAAACGATCTTGGTCTTAGCTCGGTTCGCAAACAGCTTACAGATATGGGCTTTAACGACATCCCTGAAAATTTATCAATCGCACTTGGTAGCTTTGGGATTTCGCCACTTGACTTTGCGAAATTTTACTCGATGTTTCCAAACGATGGCGAAGTGGTCGAGCCTACGCTCATTAAGCATATAGAAAATAGCTTTGGCGCGTCGATGGACTATGAGCCACAAAAGAAGCAGGTGCTAAAACCTGAGCAGGCATTTTTGATGACTACCTTGCTTCAAAACGTCGTAAACAACGGCACCGGACGCAACGCAAAGGTAAATGGCATCCAGATCGCTGGCAAGACTGGCACGTCAAACAACAGCATCGATGCTTGGTTTTGTGGCTATTCGCCTGATATCGAGGCCATCATCTGGTACGGAAACGACGATAACAGCCCTATGAAAAAGGTCGAGGGTGGCAGCAGAACAGCGGCGCCTGTCTTTAAGAAATTTATGGAGGGCTATATCAAGCTCTACCCTACCCTAAGACGTGCATTTGAACAGCCTGATGGTGTCTATAAAGGATACTACAACGGCGCTGATGAGTACTACACAAACGACTCACCGTTGCCGCAAAATACGCCAACAAATGACATTATTCAAGATCAAGAAAACGATGGATTATTATTTTAGGAGATAAGATGAAAAATTTAAAAATTTTACTTTGTCTAGCGCTTGCAGGCCTTGCATACGGCGCTGATCTAAACACAGCTAGTAAGAGCGAGCTAATGAGCCTTGGGCTAAACAAAAGCCAGGCACTAAACGTCATAAAGTATAGAAAAGCTCATAAATTTACAAGTGTCGAGGAGCTTGAGAAGGTTCAGGGCATCGGCTTTAACGACATGCAAAATGTCAAAGAAAAGCTTAGTGTAAAAGATAGCCAAAAGGCGAAAAAGGCTGAGCCCAAAAAGAAGTCAAAAAGCAAAAAACTAAAAAGCAAGAAAAAGAAAAAATAATTCTTCTTTTATAAATTTCTAGCCATTTACATTTTAGCTCTATCATTACGCCCCTGAAAGAAGGTGGCTAGAGTGCTAAACATCGACAAAATAAGACATATAAGCTTTGTAAAATTTTTAATTTTATTTGTAGCTTATATGTTTTTCATAAACTACATATTTTTATTTAAGGGCGTGTTTTTAGGGTTTTATAGGGCGACACTTTATCTTTTTCTATACTGCTTTTTGCTCTACTTAGCATATTTTTTCTTTTACTCTTTGCTGGAGTTTTTTGCATTTTGCTTGTGCCATTTTTGTTAAAACCTCTTGCTATCTTTCTCATCATGATTAGCAGCATATCTGCTTACTTTATGCAAGCTTATGGCGTCATTATAGATAAAGGCATGCTATTAAAGCCTTGCATATATGTAGCGCTTGTAAAGATTAGCTATGGTAGTTTTAAAAATGCGCTTAGATCAAGAGTAAAAATAGCCCTTAGCACTTTAGCAAGTGCAGCTATAATCTTTGCACTCATGTCTAAAATTTTTATACCATTTTTTAGAGAGCATAACGTCTCAAGCGTTTTACTCCCATACTATCCTATCTACTCTGGTATAAGACTAGCAAAGTCTTTGGCGCAAAAACCGCTGCCTTTTACCTACGTGGCAGGTGACGCAACGCTTACTAACGATAAAGCGAGAAAATTTTAGCAACCGTGAGGCTAAGGCTCGTGAAAATTTAGTTGATATCATCAATAAACTTGGCATAAAAACATACTTTTTTGGCAATAATAGTGGCGGCTGCAAGGGCGTTTGCGACAACCTTGATCAAAACCACACTTCAGAGCACAAAGCAGAAGGTTTTGATGAAGTGATATTTGATGAGGCAAAAAAGGTCATAAAAGATGCAAACTCCACTACCTTTATCGTGCTACATTTGCAAGGCTCGCATGGTCCTATCTACTACAAAGGCTATCCAAGTAAATTTAAAGAATTCACCCCAACCTGCGACACTGCCGAGCTAAACAAATGCACGCCAGATGAGATAGCAAACACCTATGACAACACCATTTTATACGAGGACTATCTACAAAGTGAGCTGATAAACGCCCTTGAAGCAAAAAAAGCTAAATTTGAAGTCACTATGTTCTTTTTCTCAGATCATGGAGAGAGCCTGGGTGAAAATGGTATATATTTACACGGACTGCCTTACTCCATCGCTCCAGACGAGCAAAAACACATCCCAGCCATTATCTTTTCAAGCGATAGCGAGCTTTTAAAAAGGCTAAAAACTAGAAAAGGCGAAAGTCTTTCGCATGATTTTGTCTTTAGCTCAGTTCTTGGATATTTTGGGGTGAAAACTAAGGCTTATGAGCCAGAATTTGATATTTTTAGGCAGTAAATTTAAAAGCCAGCCTAGGCAAAGCCCGAAGCTGGCGCAAATTTAAAAGCTGATCTCTTTTATATCAGCTACTTTTAATATCTCGCTATAAATTTGACCAATGATCGCGACGCGGTTATTTCGCACTTTCTCGTTTTTAACGTTTATCATAACTTTGTCAAAAAACTCATCTATCTGCGGCTTTAGTGCAAATAGCGCTTTTAGCCTTGGCTCGTAGGCTAGGCTCTTATCAACCGCTTTAAACGCCTCATTTAAGGCCTTTTCAGCATCTATCTCAAAGAGGCTCTCATCGACCTTGCTAAATTTATCATCTTTTATGATGTTTGCAAGGCGTTTAAATGTCGAGAAATTCTCTCTAAAATTTGGCTCGCTTGAAATTTTAGCAAGCGCCTCTATCATCTTAGTTAGCTCCAAGATGTCCTTTTCGCCGCTTTTTATGCACGCTTTTACGATAGAAGCGTTTGCGTCAAAGAAGGTGTAGAGCCTATCAAGGATGAAATTTATAAGCACCTCAACGTCAAATTTCTTATACTCTTTTGCGACATCTTCTAAAATTTCTTTTACGTTAAATTTCAAATTATGAGCCAAAACGATCTTTATCACACCATTTGCTGCGCGCCTTAGAGCGTATGGATCTTTCGTGCCGCTTGGGATTTTGCCGATGCTAAAAAGTCCCATTAGCGTATCAAGCTTATTTGAAAGCGCCACAACCGAGCTAAAGACCTTGCTTGGGCACTGCGCCTCCTCGCCGTCTGGCAGATACTGCTCTTTTATAGCTAAAACGACATTTTCGTCCTCATTTTTAGCCTTTGCGTAGTAAGCACCCATGACGCCTTGAAGCTCGGTAAATTCATAAACCATCTGTGTTGTAAGGTCAGCCTTGCTTAGCATTACAGCTCGCTCTAGCTTCGCTTCATACTCGCCAGCCTCTTTTTTAAGTGGCTCATCATAGTTGCAAGCTAGTTTTTTAGCCACTTTTAGCTCTCTAAGCTCCTTTTCATAGATACTTCCAAGCTCTTTTAGATAGGTTATATTTTTTAGTTTTTCTGGGCCAAATTCGTGCGCTAGGTCGCTTTGCCAAAAGAACATCGCGTCGCTTAGCCTTGCTCTTAACACCTTTTCGTTACCCTTAATGATGAGTGAGTAGTCTTGCGTGATGGCGTTACTAACGACAACGAAGCCATTTGCGAGCTTGCCATCTTTAAAGACTGGGAAGTAGCGCTGATTTTCTTTCATCGATGTGATGATGACCTCGCTTGGCACCTCCAAAAACTCCTCTTCAAACGAGCCAAGAAGCGCTGTTGGATACTCTGTGATCGCCACCACTTCAGCTAGCAGCTCTTTATCGATCTCGATCTTTAGCCCACTTTTTTGACTGATCTTTTCAAATTCATCAAGGATTATTTTCTCTCTCTCATCCGCTTCAAGCACGACGCCACGGCTCTTTGAGCCTTCAAAATACTCTTTTATATTTGAAATTTTTATCTTGTCGTAGCTAATGCTTCTGTGAGGATAGGTAGAGTTACTGCTCTCTACGCCAAATTTGTTAAATTTAATGACCTCATCTCCAAGCAAGCATAAAAACGATCTTATCGGGCGGATAAACTCAAATTTGCCGTTGCCCCAGCGCATAGACTTGCCAAAGCTAAGGCTCTTTA
This genomic stretch from Campylobacter concisus harbors:
- the flgC gene encoding flagellar basal body rod protein FlgC, which encodes MSYLNDFDISGYGLSAQRFRMNVISSNIANAQTTRTAEGGPYRRQEVIFKEMNFDKILNDQLKNSQSLLDYENPLDDPSSPKNAHPALTSVIVDKVVRDDKDFQLKYDPSHPDANANGYVAFPNINPVIEMADLLEATRAYQANVASFQNAKTIAQSAISLISGQA
- the hemH gene encoding ferrochelatase, translating into MKKALLLLNMGGANSLDDVEIFLTNMFNDPYILGIKNKFLRKFVAFMITKGRLKTAKHNYEQIGGKSPLCELTAKLCEKISSLKSEFDAVDFAMNYTSPFVKDVLKKYEKFDEIVLLPLYPHHSQTTITSSLADFKKAKEKLKLKAKISLCEPFYDDDAYNKIIISHIREAIKDTDISDVSLIFSAHSLPRKIIEKGDIYEKHINEHVQILSKMLKEQGLNFKDVSLAYQSRLGPVKWLEPSLNEALAKCENKKVLIYPLSFCIDNSETIFELVIEYAKLAKELNFSFYKVVECPNFSDEFASFILEKSKNAREFSL
- a CDS encoding peptidoglycan D,D-transpeptidase FtsI family protein, producing the protein MNSRKSKITILFLLITFGISIFVLVIFYRASIERKLPKLQTSDVNTAIRGNIVTKDGFSISSSQKLYKVMLDTRNIDPNKKEMFIKLYSLYSGDDPNKVRKIINGTKGLVTLSYSIDAKGATYLQELSRKLNRKGILISYLDPKTGLASFQGMRVMESGQNRKFMSKDALTPAIGYVSKTESDALTKSKGVKGLERYYEDYLAPIQNAKILGPRDIGNNIILTSDSNLATRVDGYNAVLSIPLKFQTKLEQILDEKREFLDAKELIICIMNSKNGEILALASSSRYDPSNIRKQDYSALNSSASEYAYEVGSVFKPFIFSILLQEKKVNPFELVNTYNGRYQLGKRIIKDTHPEPFMSAEDIIVHSSNIGMIQLVDRLNGPQIYQGLLNFGFSRKTGIDLPYEQVGMMPTVTKLNSSTYKATVSYGYGLQATFMQLLKAYNTFNNKGIEVTPHMVAYLERNGKRYDLPKAEPAQVISQETAKIMKRILIKTVEKGTGLKAFTPGLEIGGKTGTAHIASGKGGYSNTYNGSFFGFVNDTRGNSYTIGVLARDPKKPYYYFGAQSALPTFKKAVDLMVEDGYLFPDPNVIAEFEAKKDKLKNDKVKQKPALD
- a CDS encoding response regulator, giving the protein MKVQNNDIIDYLLQSGSSKANDKKNSFDEILSLTLDKITSEAKVSDKLEQFKKRLTEIGAAGFINELNSNKIEEKIAQKKEELTELLSINDPTKTQDQKNELLKIMDKILSDYRKELNMALTSQTLLEKQNSLGKNTNNSVNLSSVLNELGLA
- the fliE gene encoding flagellar hook-basal body complex protein FliE, which translates into the protein MINSINLDKLNKNENSSKIAKAGEEGGFENALNDSLKELNKVQINADKAIADLATGEVKDLHQAAIAIGKAETSMKLMLEIRNKALSAYKEISRTQI
- a CDS encoding Gfo/Idh/MocA family protein → MKLKIGIIGYCSTGKKHYLELRRSNEFEICGIFDKDNVDEFCRADFYTDFKEFIEVAQPQAVVLCSPREEMVEAFCQCAKYCQNILISRPVFKSIADLKEIKYAAKTNKTRVCTGISERFNPTILSLKKALLKEEEIYSISIAHFKPLCDGNIINELSVSDIDLAKNIINSEVSDFYYTQTNKTNAKSADNVAISFKSKNQILVHITDSFCGSLERFKIEVNAKNGVYFGDLIDHKLHQVSENGQMNLKIDTNNSELKAQYEAFYDLCQSGESSELSNIDDAIKIRELF